In the Variovorax sp. S12S4 genome, one interval contains:
- a CDS encoding ammonium transporter has translation MKKLLVSLALGLSVLAAGTASFAQAPAAEAPAATAPAATAPAPAAAPAAAAPAAAPAAAAEAAPAAAPAPSFNKGDTSWMMLSTLLVIMMTIPGLALFYGGLVRSKNMLSVLMQVMVTFSLIVVLWLIYGYSLAFTEGNAFIGGFDRLFMKGVFDPATGVFAPGATFSKGVYIPELLFAAFQATFAGITCCLIVGAFAERAKFSAVLLFMVIWFTFSYAPLAHMVWFWLGPDAYTAANVVDANNAKAGLIWQWGALDFAGGTVVHINAAVAGLVGAYVIGKRVGYGKEAFTPHSLTLTMVGASLLWVGWFGFNAGSALEAGTSAVLAFMNTFTATAAAVLAWCIGEALMRGKASMLGAASGAVAGLVAITPAAGNVGLMGAIIIGFIAGFACLWGVNGLKKLLGADDSLDVFGVHGVGGIVGALLTGVFNTQALGGPGLVGDWVTASIVSNGIGAQVWIQLKGVLLTIVWSGVVAFIAFKIADLTIGLRVSEEEEREGLDISSHGETAYNR, from the coding sequence ATGAAAAAACTGCTTGTTTCTCTTGCGCTCGGCTTGAGCGTGCTCGCTGCCGGCACCGCCTCGTTCGCACAGGCGCCGGCGGCTGAAGCGCCGGCTGCCACGGCACCGGCTGCAACCGCCCCGGCTCCCGCTGCAGCCCCCGCGGCCGCGGCACCTGCCGCCGCCCCCGCTGCTGCTGCCGAAGCAGCACCCGCCGCGGCTCCCGCTCCTTCGTTCAACAAGGGTGACACCAGCTGGATGATGCTGTCCACGCTGCTCGTCATCATGATGACCATTCCCGGCCTGGCGCTGTTCTACGGCGGCCTGGTCCGCAGCAAGAACATGCTGTCGGTGCTCATGCAGGTGATGGTCACCTTCTCGCTGATCGTCGTGCTGTGGCTCATCTATGGCTACAGCCTGGCGTTCACCGAGGGGAATGCCTTCATCGGCGGCTTCGACCGGCTCTTCATGAAGGGCGTGTTCGATCCGGCCACCGGCGTGTTCGCGCCCGGCGCCACCTTCAGCAAGGGTGTGTACATCCCCGAGCTGCTGTTCGCCGCCTTCCAGGCCACGTTCGCCGGCATCACCTGCTGCCTGATCGTGGGTGCCTTTGCAGAGCGCGCCAAGTTCTCGGCCGTGCTGCTGTTCATGGTGATCTGGTTCACCTTCAGCTATGCGCCGCTGGCCCACATGGTCTGGTTCTGGCTTGGCCCTGACGCCTACACCGCCGCCAACGTGGTGGATGCCAACAACGCCAAGGCCGGCCTGATCTGGCAATGGGGCGCGCTCGACTTCGCGGGCGGCACCGTGGTGCACATCAATGCAGCCGTTGCAGGCCTGGTCGGCGCGTACGTCATCGGCAAGCGCGTCGGCTACGGCAAGGAAGCCTTCACGCCTCACTCGCTCACGCTCACCATGGTCGGCGCCTCGCTGCTGTGGGTCGGCTGGTTCGGCTTCAACGCAGGTTCGGCCCTCGAAGCCGGCACCAGCGCCGTGCTCGCCTTCATGAACACCTTTACCGCCACCGCAGCCGCCGTGCTTGCATGGTGCATCGGTGAAGCGCTGATGCGCGGCAAGGCCTCGATGCTGGGTGCCGCTTCGGGCGCCGTTGCAGGCCTCGTGGCCATCACCCCGGCCGCCGGCAATGTCGGCCTGATGGGCGCCATCATCATCGGCTTCATCGCCGGCTTCGCCTGCCTCTGGGGCGTCAACGGCCTCAAGAAGCTGCTCGGCGCGGACGACTCGCTCGACGTGTTCGGCGTGCACGGTGTCGGCGGTATCGTCGGCGCGCTGCTCACCGGCGTGTTCAACACCCAGGCTCTCGGCGGCCCCGGCCTCGTGGGCGACTGGGTCACGGCCAGCATCGTCTCCAACGGCATCGGTGCGCAGGTCTGGATTCAGCTCAAGGGCGTGCTGCTGACCATCGTCTGGTCTGGCGTGGTGGCGTTCATCGCCTTCAAGATCGCCGACCTCACCATCGGCCTGCGTGTGTCGGAAGAAGAAGAGCGCGAAGGCCTCGACATCTCCTCGCACGGCGAGACCGCATACAACAGGTAA